In Macadamia integrifolia cultivar HAES 741 chromosome 1, SCU_Mint_v3, whole genome shotgun sequence, a single window of DNA contains:
- the LOC122084259 gene encoding 60S acidic ribosomal protein P3-like: MGVFTFVCRSSGDEWNAKQLNGDLEASSSSTYELQRKLVQAALSSDSSGGVQSSFSVITPSSAVFQVIIGGGGGGGFIGGGAAAAPASSGGGAAAAAPPPEEEKKEEKEESDDDMGFSLFD, translated from the exons ATGGGAGTCTTCACTTTCGTCTGCAGAAGCTCCGGCGATGAATGGAACGCAAAGCAGCTCAACGGTGATCTTGAAGCTTCGTCTTCATCTACCTATGAGTTGCAGAGAAAGCTTGTTCAAGCAGCTCTCTCCAGTGATTCGTCTGGAGGAGTTCAGTCTTCTTTCTCGGTTATCACACCATCTTCGGCCGTATTTCAG GTCATAattggaggaggtggtggtggtggtttcaTTGGAGGTGGAGCTGCTGCTGCCCCAGCAAGTTCGGGAGGTGGTGCAGCAGCTGCTGCTCCTCCtccagaggaggagaagaaagaagagaaagaggagagtgACGATGATATGGGATTCTCACTTTTTGACTAG